The DNA segment CTCACGGTGCAAACAACGATTCCGAACACCAACGCCTTGATGAACCCGCCGGAAATGTCGCTCCACTCCAGCGACTGCTGCACGCGGTAGAAATAGACACCCTCATTGGCACCCAAGAGCAGTACGCCCGTGAGCCAGCCACCAAACAGGGCGATGAGATTGAAAAAACAGGTCAGGATGGGAAAACTGATGATGGACGCCGCCATCTTGGGGCTGACCAGGTAGCTCATGGAATTGATGCCCATGATCTCCAGGGCGTCGATCTGCTCGGAAATGCGCATGACCCCGATTTCCGCGGTCATGGCGGATCCGGCCCGGCCCGTGACCATGATGGCCGTAAGCACGGGGGCCAGCTCGCGAACCATGGAGAGGGCCACGCCTGTTCCCAAAAATCCGTCCGCCCCGAACAGGGACAGCGCGAAGTAGAGCTGCATGCCCATGACCATGCCCGTGAACAGGCCGATCAAGGCAATAACGGTAATGGATTTAACGCCGATGAAGTAGACTTGGCGAACGATCTTGGGGAATTGCCCCAGGGAGGAAAAAATCAGGCGCATGGCATGCAGACAAAACAGGAACATGGCTCCCATCTCGTCCACAATCTTCAGGAAATGCCGTCCCAACAGCGTCAACGGCGTGAGCGCGTTGACCGCACCCTCGCCTGCGGCTCGTCCTTCCATGTTGCCTCCCTCCATGCCAACAGAAAAGCCGGACCGGCGCGTGTCCACGGCGATCCCGGCGTTGGGGAGTCCGCGCAAGGCGACTCCTCAAGCAATGGAATTTCTACATGACCAAACGGCAAACAGCAAGATTTATTCCCTGTTCAGCTGAAATATCGGGGATATCACCATGGATCGGGAGTTTCCCCCATGCCGGGGGTCGCCTGCAAAACCAGCAGCGGATCAATCCGTTCGGCGTCTGCCGTTCTTTTTGGCCCACCATTGGCGATCCGGCCCTAAGAACCACCATTCCTTGTGGTCTGTTTCCACTATGGTTTTAGCCAGTTCCCGTCCCTGCTCGGTGCGCAGCCGTTCCAGGGCCGGAGGAATCCAATCCCCGGCGTAGCGGTTGCCGAGATCCAGTTGCTCCTTCAGATTGGCGATAAAGTCTATCTGATCCGCATCCTGAGCCAGACGCGATTCCAGCGTATCGGCAGCCTCCAGCTCCTCCCATAGCGGCAACACATCCTCTTCCAGGCCGGTGCCGCTCAGGGCATGGGCCAAAGCCTCGCCCGCGTCCGTTCCGTTGTAGAGCTTATTCACGTAGTTAAAGTCCCCGGTGCGGGCCTCATGCAGGTCATGAAACAGGCACATCACGGCCACATGCCCGGCATCCGCCCCGGCACGCATGGCCAGCATCCAGCCGATCATGGCCGTGCGGAAGCTGTGCTCGGCCACGTTTTCCTGCCCGGTGCCAAGGAACTGATACCCGCTACGGGGCGTGCGACGCAGCATTCCGGCTTCAAAAACCAAATCGGCCAAACGGGTCAACCGATCCCGACCATTCAAATTCTTCAACGGTTCATCCGACATGCGACCACGCCACCTTGTTGCCTGGTTTACGGCCCTGTTCGGCCTAACTGCGATAATCCGCATTGATGGAAACATATTCACGGGTCAGGTCCGAAGCCAACACCTCGAACGATCCGGTTCCCGCACCAAGATCAATGGCAATGGGAATGTCCGAGGCCTTCATGACCGGTTCGAGCAGCGCGTCCAGATCCCCGGATTCGGGTCGGCCCTGCGCAAAGACAAGCACGTCGCCGAACCGCAGGGTCAATTTTTCCGGCGGGAACACGGCGCCGCTCCGCCCGGCCGCACAGACCACGCGACCCCAGTTGGCATCCTGACCGAACAACGC comes from the Paucidesulfovibrio gracilis DSM 16080 genome and includes:
- a CDS encoding MlaE family ABC transporter permease, which gives rise to MEGRAAGEGAVNALTPLTLLGRHFLKIVDEMGAMFLFCLHAMRLIFSSLGQFPKIVRQVYFIGVKSITVIALIGLFTGMVMGMQLYFALSLFGADGFLGTGVALSMVRELAPVLTAIMVTGRAGSAMTAEIGVMRISEQIDALEIMGINSMSYLVSPKMAASIISFPILTCFFNLIALFGGWLTGVLLLGANEGVYFYRVQQSLEWSDISGGFIKALVFGIVVCTV
- a CDS encoding HD domain-containing protein, yielding MSDEPLKNLNGRDRLTRLADLVFEAGMLRRTPRSGYQFLGTGQENVAEHSFRTAMIGWMLAMRAGADAGHVAVMCLFHDLHEARTGDFNYVNKLYNGTDAGEALAHALSGTGLEEDVLPLWEELEAADTLESRLAQDADQIDFIANLKEQLDLGNRYAGDWIPPALERLRTEQGRELAKTIVETDHKEWWFLGPDRQWWAKKNGRRRTD